One Rosa chinensis cultivar Old Blush chromosome 5, RchiOBHm-V2, whole genome shotgun sequence genomic region harbors:
- the LOC112203463 gene encoding uncharacterized protein LOC112203463, whose amino-acid sequence MWREKMEKMIDACKRAGPRELAAKIAKDVGKSPFTDDILNATKPRWFITPVFQKYGGTTDPVDHIKGYKQQMSIETTDEKLMCTIFPSSLTGPASTWFQDLKPHSIPDFDTLSRAFISQYFCNRKQKKDMATLFSTKQKPGERVGKFFERFKAEMRHVNCDPQFAAIAFREGLLLGTPLYESLLRDPPKDMDDIITRVEGEIRIERAKEAREARYTNVVASGGDIRQNRGSHHGVRQDNRHPYEAKPRARFPKEWFTLSPTTIFRKHQHEGLFTKPPPQPKSRDVFERAKYCPHHETFRHGLSKCEALRPAISELMKTGKLRQYQSDGQANEGKVADKVESRAQAKGPEPVIREILAIHGAPYTVVEEEVRLRSETRQAEKIRRVCQITGSPSAGQDAFPRPVISFSASDTIGIQFPHRDALIISTQIADALVRRVMVDAGSSTDVIFWEAFEQLGLDKTLIHPSRAPLTAFEGSETWHVGEISLPVTTGGKTVEVDFVIVKKPSAYNAILGRDWLHRMGAEASTRCQVLKFVSDNGQQVISVRGDQLLSKKLYAMEIKRSPPTYKGKEDPSA is encoded by the coding sequence ATGTGGCGCGAGAAGATGGAAAAaatgattgatgcatgcaaGCGTGCAGGCCCACGAGAGTTGGCGGCAAAAATCGCGAAGGACGTCGGTAAATCTCCCTTTACCGACGACATTTTAAATGCCACGAAACCTCGCTGGTTTATCACACCGGTATTCCAAAAATATGGTGGAACAACTGACCCGGTGGATCACATCAAGGGCTACAAACAGCAGATGTCCATCGAGACGACCGATGAGAAATTGATGTGTACGATCTTCCCTTCTAGTCTCACAGGGCCAGCATCGACATGGTTCCAAGACCTCAAACCACATTCCATACCGGATTTCGACACATTAAGCCGGGCTTTCATTTCGCAATACTTCTGCAATCGCAAACAAAAAAAGGACATGGCTACTTTATTTAGTACCAAGCAGAAACCAGGGGAAAGAGTAGGGAAGTTTTTTGAAAGGTTTAAAGCCGAAATGCGCCATGTCAATTGCGACCCCCAATTCGCTGCGATCGCCTTTCGAGAAGGATTGCTTTTGGGAACACCATTATACGAAAGTTTACTACGCGATCCACCAAAAGACATGGATGATATCATCACAAGGGTCGAGGGAGAAATCAGAATTGAAAGAGCCAAAGAAGCACGTGAGGCTAGATACACCAATGTCGTCGCCTCCGGGGGCGACATAAGGCAAAATCGAGGCAGCCACCATGGCGTGAGGCAGGATAACCGACATCCGTATGAGGCAAAGCCCCGAGCCCGTTTTCCTAAGGAATGGTTCACATTAAGCCCCACGACCATATTCAGAAAGCACCAACACGAAGGGCTTTTCACGAAGCCTCCACCTCAACCGAAATCAAGAGACGTATTTGAACGGGCCAAATATTGCCCACACCATGAGACGTTCAGGCACGGGTTATCCAAATGTGAGGCATTGCGGCCAGCCATTTCTGAACTAATGAAGACAGGGAAGTTGCGTCAGTATCAATCTGACGGTCAGGCTAATGAAGGCAAGGTGGCAGACAAGGTTGAAAGTAGAGCCCAGGCAAAAGGCCCAGAACCGGTCATCAGAGAAATACTGGCCATCCATGGGGCCCCGTATACCGTTGTAGAGGAGGAAGTGCGTTTGAGATCAGAAACCCGCCAGGCGGAGAAGATACGTAGAGTGTGCCAGATCACGGGTAGCCCTTCAGCTGGACAGGACGCATTTCCCCGGCCGGTCATTAGTTTCTCCGCATCCGATACAATCGGCATCCAGTTTCCCCATCGGGACGCCTTAATCATTTCTACCCAAATCGCGGACGCCCTTGTGCGGCGGGTAATGGTCGATGCTGGGAGCAGCACTGACGTCATATTTTGGGAAGCGTTTGAACAGCTCGGACTAGACAAGACGTTAATCCACCCTAGCAGAGCGCCTCTGACCGCCTTTGAGGGTTCGGAAACATGGCATGTGGGCGAGATTTCCCTCCCAGTGACGACGGGAGGGAAAACCGTGGAGGTCGACTTCGTCATTGTCAAGAAGCCGTCGGCCTATAACGCCATTCTAGGCAGGGATTGGCTCCATAGGATGGGAGCTGAGGCTTCAACCAGATGTCAGGTACTCAAGTTTGTTTCCGACAATGGCCAGCAAGTGATATCGGTTCGCGGCGATCAACTACTCTCTAAAAAGTTGTACGCCATGGAAATCAAGCGCTCCCCGCCAACGTATAAGGGCAAAGAGGATCCCTCAGCATAG
- the LOC112203464 gene encoding uncharacterized protein LOC112203464, which yields MDMEILSWNCRGICNDMTKRALKDLISQNHPQIIFLCETKISTLADFRELHRAVGFPHSKEVLSDGLSGGLAMFWNDDVQAKVLTFSAHHIDLEIVGGPGDPRWRLTGFYGYARTIERDRSWQLLRDLRDLDSLPWAVIGDFNEILNNGEKIDGLLRSEQQMRGFREALGYGDLLDLGFQGAMSTWWNSDTQLRSVPLAKRQRVHRFKFEAYWLQHNDYDEVVKQAWATDVAGSPMYCATKKIEFTRIQLDDWQKRTFRTRQQQMLGVRARLEELLDVPVSVEVQNENKELMSKLQRILSQEESFWKKRSKVTWLKEGDRNTSFFHRKAANRKRKNFIHGLYDENGNWCDDDAGLERVISTYFRKMFTASNIDVEAVNDTLAAIQPCVTQREGNEGFMALKLDLSKAYDRMEWSFLRKVLDRFGFAHSWIDLVMQCINTVRYSFLVRGKPRGLVIPSRGLRQGDLLSPYLFLIGAEGFSALLRQKQELGLLQGIKVCDGAPSVNHLLFADHSMLYAQASLEDCYQIQEVLETYGRASGQLVNFDKSSVVFSKNVDSAIQEEISSLLGVEVVASHDKYLGLPTYVGRKKTATFQYIKENLAKKLSNWQGKVLSGAGKDILIRVVAQALPTYAMSVFQLTKNFCEDLEQLCARFWWGSTMDKRKIHWKTWNALCNPKEEGGLGFRSLASFNSAMLAKQAWRQSTYWHIGSGTEVNIWNDNWLLSLPSGRPHETAAGLAEVSQVSDLHTTNGDWNYDMIVRLFSSEEVEAILSVPLSLRRVDDRLVWKLERDGKYLVKTAYRFSFSHSPSCVPFELSVNTDFWKKIVESEDS from the exons ATGGATATGGAGATACTTAGTTGGAATTGCCGAGGGATCTGCAATGACATGACAAAGAGGGCGCTGAAGGATTTAATTTCCCAGAATCATCctcaaattatttttctttgtgagACGAAGATCAGCACTCTTGCTGATTTCCGTGAATTGCACCGGGCTGTTGGATTTCCACACTCAAAGGAGGTGTTGAGTGATGGTCTATCAGGAGGTTTGGCGATGTTCTGGAATGATGATGTACAAGCGAAGGTTTTGACTTTCTCTGCGCATCACATCGATTTGGAGATCGTAGGAGGTCCTGGAGATCCTCGTTGGAGGCTAACGGGATTCTATGGGTATGCTAGGACGATAGAAAGGGATCGATCATGGCAATTGCTAAGGGATTTACGTGATCTCGATTCTCTACCTTGGGCTGTTATtggggatttcaatgaaatccTGAATAATGGAGAAAAGATTGATGGTCTGCTTCGATCGGAACAACAGATGCGTGGATTTCGCGAAGCTCTTGGATATGGTGACCTtcttgatttagggtttcagggtgcTATGTCTACATGGTGGAATTCTGACACACAACTCCG CTCTGTTCCTTTGGCCAAAAGACAACGAGTGCACCGGTTCAAATTCGAAGCTTACTGGCTTCAGCATAATGATTATGACGAGGTTGTGAAGCAAGCATGGGCGACAGACGTGGCTGGAAGTCCTATGTACTGTGCAACCAAGAAGATTGAATTCACAAGGATACAACTTGATGATTGGCAGAAGAGAACCTTTAGGACTAGGCAACAACAGATGTTGGGGGTGCGTGCTCGTCTTGAGGAGTTACTAGATGTTCCTGTGTCGGTGGAGGTGCAGAATGAAAACAAAGAGCTGATGAGCAAGTTGCAGAGGATTCTTTCACAAGAAGAATCCTTCTGGAAGAAACGGTCCAAAGTGACATGGTTGAAGGAGGGGGATAGGAACACAAGCTTTTTTCATCGAAAGGCTGCTAATAGAAAGaggaaaaacttcattcatGGCCTCTATGACGAGAATGGGAATTGGTGTGATGACGACGCAGGTCTGGAACGAGTTATCTCTACTTATTTTCGAAAGATGTTTACAGCTTCGAATATTGATGTTGAGGCAGTGAACGACACTTTAGCAGCTATACAACCATGTGTAACACAG AGGGAGGGTAATGAAGGTTTTATGGCCTTGAAGTTGGATCTAAGCAAGGCTTATGATCGCATGGAATGGAGCTTTTTGAGAAAAGTTCTAGATAGGTTTGGCTTTGCTCATTCATGGATTGATTTGGTGATGCAATGTATTAATACTGTCCGGTATTCATTCTTAGTCCGTGGAAAGCCTCGGGGGCTTGTGATTCCTAGCAGGGGACTGAGACAAGGGGATCTTTTGTCTCCATATTTATTCTTAATTGGAGCAGAAGGTTTCTCTGCTTTATTGCGCCAGAAACAAGAGTTAGGCTTGCTCCAAGGTATTAAGGTTTGTGATGGAGCCCCTTCTGTAAATCATCTTTTATTCGCCGATCATAGTATGTTATATGCTCAagcttctttggaagattgttACCAGATTCAAGAAGTTCTTGAAACTTATGGGAGAGCCTCAGGACAATTGGTTAACTTTGACAAAAGTTCAGTGGTATTCAGTAAAAATGTGGACTCTGCTATACAAGAAGAAATATCCAGTTTGTTGGGAGTAGAAGTAGTTGCCTCCCATGACAAGTACTTGGGATTACCTACTTATGTAGGGAGAAAGAAAACTGCAACCTTTCAGTACATTAAGGAAAATTTGGCTAAGAAGCTATCTAATTGGCAAGGGAAGGTGCTTAGTGGTGCAGGAAAGGACATTTTGATTAGGGTAGTAGCTCAAGCGTTACCTACCTATGCTATGAGTGTCTTCCAATTGACAAAGAATTTCTGTGAAGATTTGGAACAACTTTGTGCTCGGTTTTGGTGGGGATCTACAATGGATAAAAGAAAGATTCATTGGAAAACATGGAATGCTTTGTGTAATCCGAAAGAAGAAGGGGGACTAGGGTTTCGCAGTTTGGCTAGCTTTAATTCAGCGATGCTTGCTAAACAAGCTTGGAGG CAAAGCACATATTGGCATATTGGTTCTGGGACAGAGGTCAATATTTGGAATGATAATTGGTTGCTAAGCTTGCCTAGTGGTAGGCCTCATGAGACTGCAGCAGGTCTTGCTGAAGTGTCTCAAGTTTCTGATTTGCATACTACTAATGGTGATTGGAATTATGATATGATTGTTAGATTGTTTTCTTCAGAAGAAGTGGAGGCCATTTTAAGTGTGCCTCTAAGTTTGAGAAGGGTGGATGATAGACTGGTCTGGAAATTGGAAAGAGATGGAAAATATTTAGTTAAAACGGCTTACAGGTTCTCCTTCTCTCATTCTCCTTCTTGTGTACCTTTTGAGCTATCAGTTAACACTGATTTTTGGAAAAAAATTGTGGAAAGTGAAGATTCCTAA